The Thiorhodovibrio litoralis genome includes a window with the following:
- a CDS encoding efflux RND transporter periplasmic adaptor subunit: MLGRIISVLKRPLVLSLALAVAVTLWMLSGGLVGSASPERESVTANQAAGEQSTAPTPKRMRVQVTDSLAQTIPKEVVVQGQLEPWRRVTLRAEAEGRVVALPVEKGAWVEAGTLLVELAEDDRPAQLARAEAEVAARALELSASETLGQQGMQARTQIKNAQAGLATAQAELERLRLEIERLSIRAPFAGVVQSREVEIGSLLQRGDAILELVDNARLKATAQVPQQRAGALEPGAPVQVELLDGQETQGLLSYISRVADAQTRSFRVEAEVPNPDRRLAGGVSVELRIRTGEASGHFLSPAALTLNDQGEIGVRTLDAQDRVHFVLVRLLRTELDGVWVAGLPDSARIITRGQGFVSEGEVVAPVAASDGS, translated from the coding sequence ATGCTAGGTCGGATCATCTCGGTGCTCAAGCGACCGCTTGTGCTGTCGCTCGCTCTGGCAGTGGCGGTGACCCTGTGGATGCTCTCCGGCGGCCTGGTTGGCAGCGCCTCGCCTGAGCGCGAGTCAGTCACTGCCAACCAGGCCGCCGGCGAGCAGTCAACCGCGCCGACGCCCAAGCGCATGCGGGTGCAGGTCACCGACAGCCTGGCCCAGACGATCCCCAAAGAGGTGGTGGTTCAGGGCCAGCTCGAGCCCTGGCGCCGGGTGACCCTGCGCGCGGAGGCCGAGGGGCGGGTGGTCGCGCTGCCGGTGGAGAAGGGCGCCTGGGTCGAGGCTGGGACCCTGCTGGTTGAGCTGGCTGAGGACGACCGGCCGGCCCAACTCGCCCGCGCTGAGGCCGAGGTGGCCGCGCGCGCGCTGGAGCTGTCGGCGTCCGAGACGCTGGGCCAGCAGGGCATGCAGGCACGCACCCAGATCAAGAACGCCCAAGCTGGTCTGGCCACGGCACAGGCCGAGCTTGAGCGGCTGCGTCTGGAGATCGAGCGCTTGTCCATTCGCGCGCCCTTCGCCGGGGTCGTGCAAAGTCGCGAGGTGGAAATCGGCAGTCTGTTGCAGCGTGGCGACGCCATTCTGGAGTTGGTCGACAATGCTCGCCTCAAAGCCACTGCACAGGTGCCGCAGCAGCGCGCCGGCGCGCTCGAGCCCGGCGCGCCAGTGCAGGTCGAGCTGCTTGATGGCCAGGAGACTCAGGGGCTGCTGAGTTACATTTCGCGCGTTGCCGATGCGCAAACGCGCAGCTTTCGGGTCGAGGCCGAGGTGCCGAATCCGGACCGCCGCCTGGCCGGTGGTGTCAGTGTCGAGCTGCGCATCCGCACCGGTGAGGCCAGCGGTCATTTCCTCTCCCCGGCGGCCCTGACCTTAAACGATCAAGGCGAGATCGGCGTGCGCACCCTCGATGCGCAGGACCGGGTGCATTTTGTCCTGGTCAGGCTGTTGCGCACCGAGCTTGATGGTGTGTGGGTCGCCGGCTTGCCGGATTCGGCGCGCATCATCACCCGCGGTCAGGGCTTCGTCAGCGAGGGCGAAGTGGTCGCGCCGGTCGCGGCGAGTGATGGCTCATGA
- a CDS encoding TetR/AcrR family transcriptional regulator, protein MPTIERKQRQFNRRERDILAAALELCSTPAWEAVSVSQIAERAEVGKGTVYMHFASKDELLFRLMVDFYRGLLELLRAQIPQGSPTDQIRLSMERALRYHIEHKAYRYVVEYCERCDFKERADPRWREDLLLLDQAFQDWVEPILTAGIEQGLIAPRSPARLMLGIGAAFRGAVSMIWAGADWCLLGDEESVAEAVSEFVVCALVGQASAAPAGQRNEQGQQNNQGKRIDQGDAVEQGSNGSSQC, encoded by the coding sequence ATGCCAACCATCGAGCGCAAACAACGCCAGTTCAATCGGCGCGAGCGGGATATCCTGGCCGCGGCACTCGAGCTTTGCTCGACGCCTGCATGGGAGGCGGTGAGCGTCAGTCAGATCGCCGAGCGTGCGGAGGTGGGGAAGGGCACTGTTTATATGCACTTCGCGAGCAAGGACGAGCTGCTCTTTCGTTTGATGGTGGATTTCTATCGTGGCCTGCTCGAGTTGTTGCGCGCGCAAATTCCGCAGGGGTCGCCGACAGACCAGATTCGCTTGTCAATGGAACGTGCGCTGCGCTATCACATTGAGCACAAGGCTTATCGTTACGTCGTCGAGTATTGCGAGCGCTGCGACTTCAAGGAGCGTGCCGACCCCCGCTGGCGGGAGGATTTGCTGCTGCTCGATCAGGCATTTCAGGACTGGGTGGAGCCGATCCTGACTGCCGGCATCGAGCAGGGGCTGATCGCGCCGCGATCACCGGCGCGGCTGATGCTGGGCATCGGCGCCGCTTTCAGGGGTGCGGTGTCGATGATTTGGGCTGGCGCTGACTGGTGTCTGCTCGGTGATGAGGAGTCAGTTGCCGAAGCCGTGAGCGAATTTGTCGTCTGCGCGCTGGTTGGACAAGCATCGGCCGCGCCGGCGGGCCAGCGAAACGAGCAGGGCCAGCAAAACAACCAGGGTAAGAGAATCGATCAGGGCGATGCCGTGGAGCAAGGCTCCAACGGGAGCAGCCAATGCTAG
- the nadD gene encoding nicotinate-nucleotide adenylyltransferase yields MIGIFGGTFDPVHFGHLRPALEVFQALALDELRLIPLNQAVHRAQPVAWGELRLRLLEAAVADQPGFVIDRRELAREGPSRTLDTLISLRAELGSDRPLCLLVGGDAFESFADWYRPDEILKLSHLIVMRRPDANAPSDLRLRTMLSSHQSPEPAQLRQSPGGVILYQDVTQLAISATAIRAALAQGQSPRYLLPDAVLAIIHATGLYVSPRDSVAF; encoded by the coding sequence ATGATCGGCATCTTCGGCGGCACCTTCGACCCGGTCCACTTCGGCCATCTGCGCCCGGCGCTCGAGGTGTTTCAGGCACTTGCACTTGATGAGCTGCGGCTGATCCCGCTAAATCAGGCCGTGCATCGCGCGCAGCCGGTGGCTTGGGGGGAATTGCGCCTGCGCTTGCTCGAAGCGGCCGTCGCCGACCAACCGGGTTTCGTGATTGATCGGCGCGAACTCGCGCGTGAAGGTCCCTCGCGCACGCTCGACACCCTCATCTCCCTGCGTGCCGAGCTCGGTTCAGACCGGCCCCTGTGCCTGCTGGTCGGCGGTGATGCCTTCGAGAGTTTCGCCGACTGGTATCGCCCGGATGAGATTCTAAAGCTTTCCCATCTGATCGTGATGCGTCGCCCCGATGCGAATGCGCCGAGCGATTTGCGCCTTCGCACCATGCTCTCTAGCCACCAGAGTCCGGAGCCCGCGCAGCTGCGCCAGTCGCCCGGTGGCGTCATTCTTTATCAGGATGTCACCCAGCTCGCCATTTCTGCGACCGCCATCCGCGCTGCCCTGGCCCAGGGGCAGAGCCCGCGCTATCTGCTGCCCGATGCCGTGCTGGCCATCATTCATGCAACCGGGCTTTATGTTTCCCCAAGAGATTCGGTTGCCTTCTAG
- a CDS encoding glutamate-5-semialdehyde dehydrogenase: MQDSNIQDIQAYIDQVGAAARAAARSLARATTEQKNQALLAMASELDHARERLAEANRADLDAGAAKGLDAALLDRLELTKGRIDAMIEGLQQIAALPDPVGAITDLNYRPSGIQVGRMRVPLGVVGIIYESRPNVTADAAALCLKSGNASLLRGGSEAFHSNQAIAACIRSGLEQAGLPLNAVQVIATTDRAAVGAMLSRPEYVDVIIPRGGKGLIERISREARMPVIKHLDGICHVYIDDKADLDKAFAIAMNAKTQRYGTCNTLETLLVAEGVAEAILPKLGVEMTEKGVELRGCAESCRLIPNAKAASEEDWDTEYLAPILSIRVVADMDAAIDHIERHGSHHTDTIVTEDYSRARRFLREVDSSSVMVNASTRFADGFEYGLGAEIGISTDKFHARGPVGLEGLTSQKFIVLGDGQIRT; encoded by the coding sequence ATGCAGGACTCAAACATCCAGGACATTCAGGCTTACATCGATCAGGTCGGCGCCGCTGCGCGCGCGGCGGCGCGCAGCCTGGCGCGGGCGACCACCGAGCAAAAAAACCAGGCCTTGCTGGCCATGGCCTCAGAACTCGATCACGCACGCGAGCGGCTCGCCGAGGCCAATCGCGCGGATCTGGACGCTGGTGCCGCCAAGGGACTGGACGCGGCGCTGCTCGACCGCCTCGAACTGACCAAGGGCCGCATCGACGCCATGATCGAAGGCCTGCAGCAGATCGCCGCCTTGCCCGATCCGGTCGGCGCCATCACCGATCTCAACTATCGCCCCTCCGGCATTCAGGTCGGGCGCATGCGGGTGCCGCTTGGCGTGGTCGGCATCATCTACGAGTCCCGCCCCAATGTGACTGCCGATGCCGCTGCCCTGTGCCTCAAATCCGGCAACGCTAGCCTGTTGCGCGGCGGCTCCGAGGCCTTCCATTCCAATCAGGCCATCGCCGCCTGCATTCGCTCGGGGCTGGAGCAGGCCGGCTTGCCGCTCAATGCCGTGCAGGTCATTGCCACCACCGACCGCGCTGCCGTCGGCGCCATGCTGAGCCGGCCGGAATACGTCGATGTCATCATCCCGCGCGGCGGCAAGGGCTTGATCGAGCGCATCAGTCGCGAGGCGCGCATGCCGGTGATCAAGCACCTCGATGGCATCTGCCATGTCTATATCGACGACAAGGCCGATCTCGACAAGGCCTTTGCGATTGCGATGAATGCCAAAACCCAGCGCTATGGGACCTGCAACACCCTGGAAACCCTGCTGGTTGCCGAAGGGGTCGCCGAGGCCATCCTGCCAAAACTGGGTGTGGAAATGACGGAAAAGGGCGTCGAGTTGCGCGGCTGTGCCGAAAGCTGCCGCCTGATCCCAAACGCCAAAGCCGCCAGCGAGGAAGACTGGGACACCGAATACCTCGCGCCCATCCTGTCGATTCGCGTAGTCGCCGACATGGATGCGGCGATTGATCATATCGAGCGCCACGGCTCTCACCACACCGACACCATCGTGACCGAAGACTACAGCCGCGCCCGCCGCTTTCTGCGCGAGGTTGATTCCAGCTCGGTCATGGTCAATGCCTCCACCCGCTTCGCTGATGGCTTCGAGTACGGATTAGGCGCCGAGATCGGCATCAGCACCGACAAATTTCACGCCCGCGGCCCGGTTGGCCTGGAGGGGCTGACTAGCCAGAAGTTCATCGTGCTCGGCGACGGGCAGATTCGCACCTAA
- the holA gene encoding DNA polymerase III subunit delta, with protein MKLRPDQLQGQFRKGLAPVYLVCGEEPLQFKETVDAIRAQAREQGFSERQVLEHSKDFDWSSLAAEAGNLSLFADRRMIELRVNDKLGREGADAIRAYCQKPGEDVLLLIQAPALGWKDLKTKWAQALDKVGVILEVRRLQGPALVQWLDRRLRAKGFVPTPELAALLAERVEGNLLAADQEVSKLALLLEPGPIDPEAMRAAVGNSARYDLFDLTGAALAGDRARTQRIVRGLAGEGTAEPLVLWVLARELRMLAAVAFAKRTRQDVNAAFQAHQVWDSRRDGVLKALERYSVPYLWRLLLECAAVDLAIKGRGDGDPWTMLARIADGLAQGARARG; from the coding sequence ATGAAGCTGCGCCCTGACCAACTCCAGGGCCAATTCCGCAAGGGATTGGCGCCCGTTTATCTGGTCTGCGGCGAAGAGCCTCTGCAGTTCAAGGAGACTGTTGACGCGATTCGCGCCCAGGCGCGTGAGCAGGGTTTCAGCGAACGGCAGGTGCTAGAGCACTCCAAGGATTTCGACTGGTCGTCCCTGGCCGCCGAGGCGGGTAATCTGTCGCTCTTTGCCGATCGGCGCATGATCGAGTTGCGAGTCAATGACAAGCTTGGCCGCGAGGGCGCCGATGCGATCCGCGCCTATTGCCAGAAGCCCGGCGAGGATGTGCTGCTGCTGATCCAGGCACCGGCGCTTGGCTGGAAAGATCTGAAGACCAAATGGGCGCAGGCACTGGATAAAGTCGGTGTGATACTTGAAGTGCGCCGCCTGCAAGGACCGGCCTTGGTGCAATGGCTTGACCGACGCTTGCGCGCCAAAGGCTTTGTGCCCACGCCAGAATTGGCTGCGCTGCTGGCCGAGCGGGTCGAAGGCAATCTGCTCGCCGCTGATCAGGAAGTCAGCAAGCTCGCGTTGCTGCTCGAGCCGGGTCCCATCGACCCAGAAGCCATGCGCGCCGCCGTGGGCAACAGTGCGCGCTATGACTTGTTCGACCTGACCGGAGCGGCACTCGCCGGAGACCGCGCCCGCACGCAGCGCATCGTCCGCGGCCTGGCCGGGGAGGGCACCGCCGAACCCCTGGTGCTCTGGGTGCTGGCGCGCGAGCTGCGCATGCTCGCTGCGGTCGCTTTCGCGAAACGGACGCGCCAGGACGTCAATGCGGCGTTTCAGGCCCATCAAGTCTGGGACAGCCGTCGTGATGGCGTGCTCAAGGCGCTGGAGCGATACTCGGTGCCCTACCTGTGGCGCCTGCTGCTCGAATGCGCCGCCGTCGACCTCGCCATCAAAGGCCGCGGCGACGGTGACCCCTGGACCATGCTCGCGCGCATCGCCGACGGGCTCGCGCAGGGCGCGAGAGCACGCGGTTAG
- a CDS encoding LPS-assembly lipoprotein LptE: protein MSAWMLTIALLSAGGCGFQLRGTVDLPSEYSPVFIQSGGAVGEAMQNRLEGGGLSLTQVAAQAGLIVRVLGQQRSSRIVAVDSNGKALAYELTYAVSFDALGRDGQILISPQWLSAVRTFDDNPNAAVLGEQLESEIIYQDLVADVADRILMRLRAALASDAP from the coding sequence ATGTCTGCCTGGATGCTGACGATCGCCCTGCTGAGTGCAGGCGGCTGCGGCTTTCAGTTGCGCGGCACCGTGGATCTTCCAAGTGAATACAGCCCGGTATTTATCCAATCTGGCGGGGCGGTTGGGGAGGCGATGCAAAATCGGCTTGAGGGCGGCGGTCTCAGCCTGACCCAGGTAGCCGCTCAGGCGGGACTGATCGTGCGGGTGTTGGGGCAGCAGCGTAGCTCGCGCATCGTGGCAGTGGACAGCAATGGCAAGGCCCTCGCTTACGAACTGACCTACGCGGTCAGTTTCGATGCGCTTGGTCGCGACGGGCAAATTTTGATCTCGCCGCAGTGGCTGAGCGCGGTGCGCACCTTCGATGACAACCCGAATGCCGCCGTGCTGGGTGAGCAGCTCGAGTCGGAAATCATCTATCAGGACCTGGTCGCCGATGTGGCCGACCGCATTCTGATGCGCCTACGTGCCGCGCTGGCTTCAGATGCCCCATGA
- the leuS gene encoding leucine--tRNA ligase has translation MHSDYDPRAIEVEAQAFWEDRQSFRAIEDPAREKFYCLSMFPYPSGRLHMGHVRNYTIGDVISRYQRMLGKNVLQPMGWDAFGLPAENAAIKHGIPPSQWTRSNVEYMKAQLKQLGFGYDWARELATCDPDYYRWEQWLFGRLVDKGLAYRATAMVNWDPVDQTVLANEQVIDGRGWRSGAPVEKREIEQWSVRITDYAQELLDALDTLDGWPEQVRTMQRNWIGRSEGVAMTFGIEGSDATPAETLGIYTTRADTLMGVTYVAVAAEHPLARRMAEQDAGLTAFIEDCRQGGISEAEIETMEKKGHPLGLNALHPVTGEPVPIYAANFVLMGYGTGAVMAVPGHDQRDWEFAERYGIPKKQVIIPVDGAPCGIDKAAFVEKGILTDSGPFDGLASDDAIEAIADWLAEHGRGEKRVNYRVRDWGVSRQRYWGCPLPIVRGADGGVRVETELPVRLPEDVVVDGSGSPLKKMPAFYELPNGETRETDTFDTFVESSWYYARYCSADCDSAMLDERANYWLPVDQYVGGIEHAVLHLLYARFFHKLMRDEGLVDCDEPFARLLTQGMVVAETWYREGADGRKHWFNPAEIKVTRDDKGQVVGAVLEADGEPVFFGGIEKMSKSKNNGVDPEQLIDRYGADTVRLYTMFTAPPDQSLEWNDEGVEGAARFLKRLWHLAATQAKTAQVAAPDPSAAPSADQPPLADLPEPLATARRELHLALKKALFDYERQQFNTVVSGCMTMVNVLHKLPAEAPPSPPKGAQAVFREGLTLVLQLLAPIAPHVSHYLWRELGFGEDILQAGWPAVDEAALEQDSIEYVVQVNGKVRGKIQVPATAERAEIEAAALGNENVARHLEDKRLRKVILVPAKLVNLVVA, from the coding sequence ATGCACAGCGATTATGATCCTCGCGCCATTGAGGTCGAGGCACAAGCCTTTTGGGAAGACCGCCAGTCCTTTCGCGCCATCGAAGACCCGGCACGTGAGAAGTTTTACTGCCTGTCGATGTTTCCCTATCCATCCGGGCGGTTGCACATGGGGCATGTGCGCAATTACACCATCGGCGATGTCATTTCGCGCTATCAGCGCATGCTTGGCAAGAATGTCTTGCAGCCGATGGGCTGGGATGCGTTTGGCCTGCCGGCGGAGAACGCGGCCATCAAGCACGGCATTCCGCCCTCGCAATGGACGCGATCGAATGTCGAGTACATGAAGGCCCAGCTCAAGCAGCTTGGCTTCGGCTACGACTGGGCGCGCGAGCTGGCCACCTGCGACCCAGACTACTACCGCTGGGAGCAGTGGCTGTTCGGGCGCCTGGTGGACAAGGGCCTCGCCTATCGGGCCACCGCCATGGTGAACTGGGACCCGGTTGATCAGACCGTGCTCGCCAATGAGCAAGTCATCGACGGGCGCGGCTGGCGCTCAGGCGCCCCGGTCGAGAAGCGCGAGATCGAACAATGGTCTGTGCGCATCACCGATTATGCCCAGGAACTGCTCGACGCACTGGATACACTCGATGGCTGGCCTGAGCAGGTGCGCACCATGCAGCGCAACTGGATCGGGCGCTCCGAGGGGGTCGCCATGACCTTCGGCATTGAGGGTTCCGACGCGACGCCCGCTGAGACCTTGGGCATCTACACCACCCGCGCCGACACTCTGATGGGCGTGACCTATGTGGCGGTTGCCGCCGAGCATCCGCTGGCGCGGCGCATGGCTGAGCAGGATGCTGGACTCACCGCTTTCATCGAGGACTGCCGCCAGGGCGGTATTTCCGAGGCCGAGATCGAGACGATGGAGAAAAAAGGCCATCCGCTCGGGCTCAATGCCCTGCATCCGGTCACCGGGGAGCCGGTGCCCATCTATGCCGCCAACTTCGTGCTCATGGGCTATGGCACCGGTGCTGTCATGGCAGTGCCGGGGCACGACCAGCGCGACTGGGAGTTTGCCGAGCGCTATGGCATCCCGAAAAAGCAGGTCATCATCCCGGTCGATGGCGCGCCCTGCGGCATCGATAAGGCTGCCTTTGTCGAAAAAGGTATTCTGACCGACTCCGGCCCCTTCGACGGCCTGGCGTCGGACGATGCGATCGAGGCCATCGCCGACTGGCTGGCCGAGCACGGCCGTGGTGAGAAGCGCGTCAACTATCGCGTGCGCGACTGGGGTGTGTCGCGCCAGCGCTACTGGGGGTGTCCCTTGCCCATCGTGCGCGGCGCCGATGGTGGGGTGCGTGTCGAGACCGAGCTGCCGGTGCGCCTGCCCGAGGACGTCGTCGTGGACGGCTCGGGCTCGCCGCTCAAGAAGATGCCGGCATTCTATGAGTTACCGAATGGCGAGACACGCGAGACCGACACCTTCGATACCTTCGTCGAGTCGAGCTGGTACTACGCGCGTTACTGCTCTGCCGACTGTGACTCAGCCATGCTTGATGAACGCGCCAACTACTGGCTGCCGGTCGATCAATACGTCGGCGGCATCGAGCATGCCGTCCTGCATCTGCTCTATGCGCGGTTTTTTCACAAGCTGATGCGTGACGAGGGCCTGGTCGACTGCGACGAGCCCTTCGCTAGACTGCTCACTCAGGGCATGGTGGTGGCCGAGACCTGGTATCGCGAGGGCGCCGACGGGCGCAAGCACTGGTTCAATCCGGCAGAGATCAAGGTCACCCGGGACGACAAAGGCCAGGTGGTCGGCGCGGTGCTGGAGGCCGATGGGGAGCCGGTGTTCTTCGGTGGCATCGAGAAGATGTCGAAGTCCAAGAACAACGGCGTCGACCCCGAGCAGCTGATCGATCGCTATGGCGCTGACACCGTGCGGCTCTATACCATGTTCACCGCGCCGCCGGATCAGTCGCTTGAGTGGAACGACGAGGGCGTCGAGGGCGCTGCACGCTTCCTGAAACGACTGTGGCATCTCGCCGCAACCCAGGCCAAGACCGCGCAGGTGGCAGCGCCAGACCCATCAGCGGCCCCATCGGCTGATCAGCCGCCATTGGCCGATCTCCCCGAGCCGCTCGCCACCGCCCGCCGCGAGCTGCATCTGGCGCTGAAAAAGGCGCTGTTCGACTATGAACGCCAGCAGTTCAACACCGTGGTCTCGGGCTGCATGACCATGGTGAATGTGCTGCACAAGCTGCCGGCTGAAGCGCCGCCTTCGCCACCAAAAGGGGCGCAGGCGGTCTTCCGCGAGGGACTGACCCTGGTGCTTCAGCTGCTCGCACCCATCGCGCCCCATGTCAGCCACTATTTGTGGCGCGAGCTCGGCTTCGGCGAGGATATCTTGCAGGCTGGCTGGCCGGCGGTGGACGAGGCGGCGTTGGAGCAGGACAGCATCGAATATGTCGTGCAGGTCAATGGCAAGGTGCGTGGCAAGATTCAGGTGCCGGCCACTGCCGAGCGTGCCGAGATCGAGGCTGCGGCCCTGGGGAACGAGAACGTCGCCCGGCACCTTGAGGACAAGAGGCTGCGCAAGGTGATTCTGGTGCCGGCGAAACTGGTCAATCTGGTGGTTGCCTGA
- a CDS encoding zinc ribbon-containing protein: MSDDRSDPRKPESVDRLVDAYERMLERTRERLDAAEESAPKLRDWLEKTRDHMVELGELTREEANRVAEYIERDIEDAAHYLVDTGEELKTWWRFDLELIEDRLLDAFTSVADQTRVQLQAWAERAEQARGERRYQSGEITGPGTLVCANCGARAHFQRATRISDCAECGGTEFHREPS; this comes from the coding sequence ATGTCCGACGACCGCTCTGACCCGCGCAAGCCCGAATCCGTCGATCGCCTGGTCGATGCCTATGAGCGGATGCTCGAGCGCACCCGCGAGCGACTTGATGCCGCCGAGGAGAGCGCCCCGAAATTGCGCGACTGGCTCGAAAAAACCCGCGACCACATGGTCGAGCTCGGCGAACTGACGCGCGAGGAAGCCAACCGCGTCGCCGAATACATCGAGCGCGACATTGAAGACGCCGCCCACTATCTCGTCGATACCGGCGAGGAGCTGAAAACCTGGTGGCGTTTTGATCTGGAGTTGATCGAAGATCGCCTGCTCGACGCCTTCACCAGCGTCGCGGATCAGACCAGAGTGCAACTGCAAGCCTGGGCCGAACGCGCCGAGCAAGCCCGTGGCGAGCGGCGTTACCAAAGCGGCGAGATTACTGGCCCAGGAACCCTAGTGTGCGCCAACTGCGGCGCCCGAGCGCATTTTCAGCGTGCGACCCGGATTTCGGACTGTGCGGAGTGCGGTGGTACGGAATTTCACCGCGAGCCGTCTTAA
- a CDS encoding transporter substrate-binding domain-containing diguanylate cyclase has protein sequence MADSAEPNTKVVLTDAEQAFLRQHPSIRLGTDASWEPYVIAAADGSIRGYDADILEHVNALTGANFELVLGRWSDMLEAAQERRIDGLSSSVVHDERRDYLSFSTPYISSRKMLLVAGGNPANIRSTQDLAGKTLVIQRGNLADEKLARSVAGAKLMFGDGIEDTILAVDRGEADATFGNGATLFAANRLDLPSLEVATGLGEPMDQVFSVRNDWPEALSILNKGLAAIAQDERLSIQRRWFLNTRNDPEPLVALNAEERSYLLNRDHLRLCVDPQWMPYEQLDDDGHYWGIIADIHDALAKRLNIRLEILPTATWAQSLQAAREHRCDLLSAAVETPKRLSFLSFTPAFLDVPLVVATRQEQPFIDSILDVSDKTFAMIRHHALEEIFRRRYPGIQLIEVENPRTGLAAVREGRVFGFIDTSVTIGYAMRKYQLIDVKIAGKLEERYALTVGVRGDDPLLLSIYRKAVESLSTQEVDQAVSRWTSMETVKELDRPLLFKIFGALGVIGLLLFYRDRVMSGYNRRLQEANRQLEVLSTTDQLTGVANRHKFVEIMTQEIVRAERYKSALSLIIADVDHFKTINDSLGHDAGDRVLIAFAQLFVHKSRSCDLVVRWGGEEFLMLCPQTDLESATQLAELLRQRVAESDFGIGRPITSSFGVAQYRASEGINALVTRADSALYRAKAEGRDRVCTA, from the coding sequence TTGGCCGACTCTGCAGAGCCTAACACCAAGGTGGTTCTGACGGACGCGGAACAGGCTTTTCTCCGCCAGCATCCGAGCATTCGGTTGGGCACCGACGCGAGCTGGGAACCTTATGTCATCGCGGCGGCGGATGGCAGCATTCGTGGCTACGATGCCGATATTCTGGAGCACGTCAATGCTCTGACCGGTGCCAACTTCGAGTTGGTACTGGGGCGCTGGAGCGACATGCTGGAGGCAGCACAGGAGCGACGCATCGATGGTCTCAGCAGCAGCGTCGTTCATGATGAGCGCAGAGACTATCTGAGCTTCTCCACCCCCTATATCTCCTCGCGCAAGATGCTGCTGGTCGCCGGTGGCAACCCGGCAAACATCCGTTCGACTCAGGATCTGGCCGGCAAGACCCTGGTGATTCAGCGTGGCAATCTTGCTGATGAAAAGCTGGCGCGGAGTGTCGCCGGAGCTAAGCTCATGTTTGGCGACGGCATTGAAGACACCATCCTCGCGGTGGACCGCGGCGAGGCCGATGCAACCTTCGGCAACGGTGCGACACTCTTTGCCGCCAACCGTCTCGATCTACCCTCCCTGGAGGTCGCGACGGGGCTTGGCGAACCGATGGATCAGGTGTTCTCCGTGCGCAACGACTGGCCAGAGGCGCTCAGCATTCTCAACAAAGGCCTGGCCGCTATTGCGCAAGATGAGCGCTTGTCGATCCAGAGACGCTGGTTTCTCAATACGCGTAATGACCCCGAACCACTGGTGGCGCTGAACGCGGAGGAACGAAGCTATCTCCTCAACAGGGACCATCTGCGGCTGTGCGTCGACCCGCAATGGATGCCCTACGAGCAGTTAGACGATGACGGCCACTACTGGGGGATCATTGCGGACATCCATGACGCGCTCGCCAAGCGGCTCAATATCCGGCTTGAGATCCTGCCGACCGCGACCTGGGCTCAGTCGCTGCAAGCCGCCCGCGAGCATCGCTGCGATCTTCTCTCAGCGGCGGTTGAGACGCCCAAGCGCCTGTCCTTTCTCAGTTTTACCCCCGCCTTTCTGGATGTGCCCCTGGTTGTCGCCACCCGTCAAGAACAACCCTTTATCGATAGCATCCTGGATGTTTCCGATAAAACCTTTGCGATGATTCGCCATCACGCACTCGAAGAGATTTTTCGCCGTCGCTACCCTGGCATCCAACTGATTGAGGTGGAGAATCCACGCACCGGGCTTGCGGCTGTGCGCGAGGGGCGGGTATTCGGTTTCATCGACACCAGCGTGACCATCGGCTATGCGATGCGCAAATACCAGCTCATCGACGTCAAGATTGCCGGCAAGCTTGAGGAGCGCTATGCGCTAACAGTCGGTGTGCGCGGCGATGATCCCCTGTTGCTGTCGATCTACCGTAAAGCCGTGGAGTCCTTGTCTACGCAAGAGGTCGACCAGGCCGTATCGCGCTGGACCTCAATGGAGACCGTCAAGGAGCTTGATCGCCCGCTGCTGTTCAAGATATTCGGCGCGCTTGGCGTAATCGGCTTGCTGTTGTTTTATCGTGATCGCGTCATGTCCGGCTACAACCGCCGCCTGCAGGAGGCCAATCGGCAGCTTGAGGTGCTCTCGACCACCGACCAACTGACCGGAGTCGCCAACCGGCACAAGTTTGTTGAGATCATGACCCAAGAGATTGTCCGCGCGGAGCGTTACAAGAGTGCGCTGTCGTTGATCATTGCCGATGTCGACCATTTCAAGACCATCAACGATAGTCTGGGCCATGATGCTGGCGATCGCGTGCTCATCGCCTTCGCGCAATTGTTTGTTCACAAAAGCCGGAGTTGCGATCTGGTCGTGCGCTGGGGTGGTGAGGAGTTTCTGATGCTCTGTCCACAAACCGATCTGGAATCCGCCACCCAATTGGCCGAGCTACTGCGACAGCGCGTTGCCGAAAGCGACTTCGGGATTGGCAGACCCATTACCTCGAGTTTCGGCGTCGCCCAGTACCGCGCATCCGAAGGCATCAACGCCCTCGTCACACGCGCAGACAGCGCCCTTTATCGGGCCAAAGCGGAAGGAAGAGACCGAGTCTGCACCGCCTGA